The nucleotide window CGCCACCGCCCGACTCGAGTCCCTCCAAAAGGAAGCGACCCGATCGATCGCCGTGCGAGACGAGTTCGCCGCGCGCTATCGCGAAGTCACCGAGCAGGCGAGCGACATGATCAGCGAGCTCGATGCCCACGGAACGATCCTCTACGCGAATCCGGCGCACGAAACGGCCCTGGGCATCCCCGCCGACCGCCTGATCGGCCGGGACGCCCGCTCGCTCGCGTTCTCCGGGCCGCAGGGCGCCGTGTACGGACCGGACGCCGAGCGCAACGACGGCCAGACGCAGATCTTCATCGTGCGACACGCGGACGGTCGGCCCGTCACACTCGAGGCCGTGTTCCGCCGATTCGTCGGACTGGACGGCCAGGAGCGAATCGTCCTCACCAGCCGCGACGTCACGGCGCGCGTCGCCGACGAACGCGAGCGGGAGGCGATCCGCAAGGAACTCGAGGACCTCGTCCAGAGTCGGACCGACGAGCTCCGGAGCTCGATCCACGCCCTCGAGGAGGCACAGCGCCTCGCGTCCCTCGGCACGATGGCTGCAGGAATCGCGCACCAGATCAACAATCCCGTCGGCTCGATCCTGATGAGCGCCGAGTTCGCCCTCGGCGCGGAGAACGACGATCCGAACCGGGAAGAGGTCTGGCGGGACGCGCTCGAGAACGCCTTCGATCAGGCTCGCCGCTGTGGCCGGATCGTCTCGAGCATGCTCCAGTTCGCGCGCAACGAGCCGACCGAAAAGCGGCCCGAGGATCTGGGCGCCATCCTTCGTCGCGCGTGCGAACTGACGGAGCGCTACGCCTCGGCGCGGGGAACGACGATCGACGCCGGCTGCGTCACGGGTTCGCTCCCGATCGTGGGCAGCGCGATCGAACTCGAGCAGGCCTTCCTCAACATGCTGCGCAACGCCGTGGAGGCTTCGCGACGGGGACAGACGATCCGCGTGAGCGCCCGTCGGACCGCGCGCCACGCGATCGTCCAGATCGCCGACGAGGGCAAAGGCATGCTGCCCCACGAAGTGGACCAGGTCCTCGACCCCTTCTTCACGACCCGGCTCGAGGCCGGCGGGACGGGGCTCGGCCTCTCCGTCGCGCACGGAGTGATCACCGACCACGAAGGCATCCTCGCGATCGAGAGCACACCCGACGTCGGCACGACGCTGGGCGTGACGCTTCCGCTCCTCGCCGGGGCTCCCGCCTAGCGCGGAACCTGCGACCGCGCCTTCTCGATCATCTGTGCGGCTCGACCCGCCTCCCGGCCCTTCTCGATGAAGTGCGCGCGAAAGAACGCGTCGTGCGTCTCGGTCTCCTGGTAGTTGTGGGGCGTCAGCACGACGGACAGGACGGGCACGTCCGCGTCCATCTGCGCGCGCATCAGACCCTCCACGACGGTCGACGCGACGAAGTCGTGGCGGTAGATCCCGCCGTCGACGACGAAGGCGCAGCCGACCACGGCGGCGTAGCGGCCGGTCTTCGCGAGATCCCGCGACAGGAGCGGAATCTCGAACGCGCCGGGAACGTCGTAGACGTCGACGTTCTCCGAGCCCACGATCTCGCCGAAGCCCGCGAGGGCCTCGTCGACGATGTCGGCGTGCCAACCCGCCTTCACGAATGCATAACGAGTGGGTGTCATCGGACTCTCCTCATCGATCGGGTCCGCTCCGACGGGAGTGGCCCGTGTCCTCACGAGCACCCAGAGCGCACCGATCGCGAGAAGGCGCGTCGCACACCCGTGCATCGCGTCTTCCGACGACCTTCTCTTTCATCCGGACTATCACCGTCGGCTCCGGCATCTCACCGGATCTGCTGACCTGACACGAACGGCGTTCGTGGCAGCGCTCGCGGGCTCGCGACTCGCGTCGCATACCGCCGGTGGGGACTTCCACCCCGCCCTGAGAATGCTTCGACTGTACCGGCAGAGGGTCGTCCCGCAACCGACCGGGCGTCCCCCCGCGACCCCACCCTCGCTACGCTCGTTCGTTCCGCAGTCGACGTCCGGTCCGCCGCCGGCAGGTCGAGCGCAAGTCGAAGGAGGTGCCCGTGTCCCAACCCCTCGAAGGCCGCGTCGCGATCGTGACCGGTGCCGGTCGCGGCATCGGCCGCGCGACGGCCCTCGCCCTCGCCGGCCGAGGCGCACGCGTCGTCGTGAACGACTTCGGCGGATCCCTGCAAGGCGATGACCCCGACGCGACTCCCGCCGCGGGCGTCGTCGACGAGATCCGGAGCGCCGGTGGAGAAGCCGCCGCCAACGCGGACTCCGTCGCCGAGTGGGCGGGCGCGGAACGCATCATCGAGACCGCACTCGACACGTTCGGCCGCCTCGACATCCTCGTGAACAACGCCGGTCTCTCGGCCTCCGCCCCCATCTGGGATCACGATCCCGAGCTCTTCGAACGCGTCGTCGCGAGCCACCTGCATGGCACGTTCTACTGTCTACGCGCCGCCGCGCCCCACATGAAGCAGGCGGGCTACGGCCGGATCGTGAACGTCGTCTCCCGGGCCGGACTCCTCGGCGTCCCCGGCCAGGCCGCCTACGGCGCCGGCAAGGGCGGCGTCTTCGGACTGACGAACGTCGTGAGCCGGGACCTCGCCGAGTTCGGGATCACCGTCAACGCCGTGAACCCCGCCGCGACCGAGACGCGGATGGTGACCGGCGCCATCGAGCGCTTCCGCAAGGAAGGACCCGACGGCGACAAGATGGCCGCCGGCCTCGTCGCCGCCCTCCAGCCGCCCGAGAACATCGCGCGCCTCATCGCATCGCTCTGTCACGAAGAAGGCGCGCGCTGGAACGGGGAGATCTTCTACCTGGAGAAGGACCGCGTCGGACTCTTCGACCCGCTGACCGTCACGCAGGACGCCACCCACGAAGGCGAGTGGACCATCGACGACTTCCTACGCCTGACCTCCACGTTCGAGCCTCACGGCCAGGCGGTCATCTACTCCGAAGACTGAAGCGCGAGCCGCACGATGTTCCGGATCAAGACCTGCTGCATCGCCTCCCTCGACGAGGCCCGGCTCGCGATCCGGCACGGCGCGACGGATCTCGGCCTCGTCGCGGCGATGCCTTCGGGCGTCGGGACGATCCCGGACGAGCGGATCACGGAGATCGCGCGCGCGATCGAACCGCCGACGCGGCGGTTCCTTCTCACGGCCGAGACGACCGCCGAAGGGATTGCCGAGGCCGTCGAGCGAGCGGGCGTCGACACGGTGCAGATCGTGGACCGCCTGCCCGCCGGCACCCACGCGCCGCTTCGCGAGAGATTGCCCGAGACCACCCTCGTCCAGGTCGTCCACATGCGAGGCGAACCGGACGTCGAGGCCGCCGGCGAAGTCGCCCCGCTGGTCGACGAACTCCTCCTCGACACGGGCAATCCCGACGCGCGAACGAAGGAGCTGGGAGGCACGGGCCGTCCCCACGACTGGTCGCTGAGCGCCGCGGTCGTCGCATCCGTCGACTGCCCGGTCTATCTCGCGGGCGGGCTCCGACCGGACAACGTCGAGGCGGCGATCGCGCGCGTCCGCCCCGCCGGCGTCGATCTCTGCAACGGAATCCGGACCGACGGACGACTCGACGAGTCGAAGCTCGTCGCGTTCATGGCCGCCGTTCGGCGCGCGACGAGCTCCATTTCCTGAATTCCAAACGAATCCAGCCGCCTGCTCGAAACGTCCGGGCGCCCGTGTCGCCCCCTCGACTTCGCCGATCCCATCTCCCATCCTCTCGCTTCGCCCGAACGTCCACCCTGGGCCCGACCGGCCCGACCCGCGGAGCGCCGACCCGATGAGCGAGATCACTCCCTTCGAAATCAACATCTCCGACGAGGAGATCGCCGACCTGAAGCAGCGTCTCGCCAACACGCGGTGGGCGAACAAGGAGACCGTCGACGACTGGGAGCAGGGCATCCCCCTCGCCTACGTCCAGGAAGTCGCCGAGTACTGGCGGAACGAGTACGACTGGAAGGCGCGCGAGGCCCTCCTGAACCGCTTCCCCCAGTTCAAGACGAAGATCAACGGGCTCGACATCCACTTCGTCCACGTGAAGTCGCCCGAAGAGAACGCCACGCCGCTCATCATGACCCACGGCTGGCCCGGCTCGATCGTCGAGTTCCAGAAGGTGATCGAGCCCCTCACGAACCCCGTCGCCCACGGCGGCAAGGCCGAGGACGCGTTCCACCTCGTCTGCCCCTCGCTCCCGGGCTACGGCTTCTCGGGCAAGCCGACCGAGACGGGCTGGGGGCTCGGCAAGATCGCCGACACCTGGGCGGAGCTGATGGCGCGCCTCGGCTACGACAAGTACGTCGCGCAGGGCGGCGACTGGGGCGCGATGGTCACGACCTGCATCGGCGGCCAGGACCCGACCCACTGTCAGGGCATCCACCTCAACATGGCGATCGCCCCGCCGACCGAGGACTCGCTCGACAACCTGGACGAGCTCGAGCAGAAGGCGCTCGCCGGGATGCAGCACTACCAGGAGAAGGACTCGGGCTACTCGAAGCAGCAGTCGACCCGCCCCCAGAGCCTCGGCTACGGCCTCGTCGACTCGCCGGTGGGTCAGGCCGCCTGGATCATGGAGAAGTTCTGGAGCTGGACCGACTGCAACGGCCATCCCGAGAACGCCCTCACCCGGGACGAGATGCTCGACAACGTGATGCTCTACTGGTGGCCCGCGACCGGCGCCTCGTCGGCACGCCTCTACTGGGAGAGCTTCAGCAACCCGCCGATGCAGGAGGTCGAGGTCCCGGTCGGGGTGAGTGTCTTCCCGCACGAGATCTTCAAGGCCTCTCGGCGCTGGTGCGAAGCCCGCTACAAGCAGCTCGCCTATCACAACGTGCTCGACAAGGGCGGCCACTTCGCCGCCTTCGAGCAGCCCGAGATCTTCGTCGACGAGGTCCGCGCGGCCTTCCGCGCGATCCTGGGCTGACGAACGCTCGAACCCGGAAAGAGACCCAATGACCCTTCGAAGCCTCGCCCCGCGTCTGCGGCTCCTTGCCCTGCTCGCGGCGCTCGTCGCCCTCGCCGGCTGTACCACGGCCTACTACTCCGCGATGGAGCAGATCGGTCAGCACAAGCGGGACATCCTGCGCAGCCGGATCGAAGCCGGCCAGGAAGACCAGCAGGAAGCGCAGGAGCAGATCAAGTCGACCTACGAACGCTTCAAGGAAGCCGCCGACTACGACGGCGGCGACTTCGAGCGGGTCTACAACGGCTTGAACGACGAGTACGAGGCCGCGCAGTCGCGGGCGGACGACGTGAGCGATCGGATCGAGTCGATCGAGGAGGTCGCCGCCGATCTCTTCGCCGAGTGGCAGGAGGAGATCGACCTCTACTCGAGCGCGTCGCTCAAACGCTCGAGCGAACAGAGCCTACGCGACACGAAGCGGCGCTACGAGAAGCTGATCGCCGCGATGAAGCGCGCCGAATCGAAGATGCCTCCGGTCCTGAACGCGTTTCGCGATCAGGTGCTCTTCATGAAGCACAGCCTGAACGCCCGGGCGATCGCCGCACTCGAGGGGACCGTCGGCGAGATCGAGAGCGACGTGGCGAACCTGATTCGCGACATCGATGCATCGATCCGGGAAGCGGAGAGCTTCCTGGACCAGTTCCCCGAGAGCTGATCGAAGCGCGCGAGGCGACCGGAAAGTGAACCGGTCGCCTCGCGAACGCTCGCGCGCCGACTAGTTCTCGTCGGCGTCCTCGGACGCTTCCGCCTCGCCCTCGGCGGGTGCGGGCGAAGCCGGGGCCGAGACCTCGGTGGCCGGCGGTGCCGACTCGATCGGCGGAGCCGTCGCGGCCTCCGTCTCCGAGGCCTCCTGGTTTCCGGCCGTGGCGGCACTCGCGGCGACGAGCGCCATCAGAAGCGTGATGAGAGAGAGCGTGAAACGCATTGGGGGTTCCTCCTTGCCAGGATACGGTCCCACGGCCCCTGCTCGCGCGCGGTGCGCTTCGTCACCCTTCCCGTCCGGGCGACCGCAAACCGGCAGCCCCGCCGAATGTGACGCCGCCCACCGCGCCATCGAGGGGCCCACGACCTTCCCGACCTCCGGATCGACGGCATGTGCGGCCCACCCACGGTCGCGAGACTCGCCGGGCCGTGCCACGGCGGGGTGCGCTCCACCTCACGCGAACGCGACCGACACCATCGCTCCGGGGGACCGCGCACGTCTGCGAGAGCGCCGACCTGGCGGCGCTCGACGAGGCGATGCTGCGTGCGGCGCGCCAATCGAGATCGGCCTCGGAACGCGCCGCTCGGAGCGCCGACGCGGAGTTCGCCCAGGAGACCCCGTCGGCACGTGAGGCGAAACAGGAGCGGTCACTCCCGAACTCGAATTCAATGAGAGCGGGCTTCGGCGATGGCGCTCGAACATCGACTCCATCCACGCGATCGCGGGATGGTCGGCCCAACGCGCCACCCACGCATCGTGGGCAGGCGACGCCCGAGCCGGAAACGAGAAGGGCAGATTCGGCGGCCGACCCAGCGGCATCAGGAGCGCGGCTGCCGTCAGGTCCGCGGCGCCGAACCGCCCGCCCACGAAATAGCCGTCCGCCGCGACCGCCTTCGCGGTCCGGTCGAGGGCCATCTCGATCGTCGCGAGCGCCTGCCGGTCCGTCTCGTCGTCGATCGACATCCGGTCGCGCAGCATCGGGATCAACCGGGGAAAGAGCCACGCATAGGGGACCCGTTTCCATCCGGGCTGCGCGGTCGAGAAGAGCGCCGCGGCGTAGCGGGGTTCCTCGAAGAGCCGGTGGAAGAGGGACAGCCGGACCGCGGATCCCACTTCGTCGTCGAAGTAGCGGATCCAGCTCTCGCATTCCTCGCGCTCCACCGCGTCGGCAGGAAGGAGCGGGCGCTCGGGACGGAGCGCGTCGAGTCGGTCGACGATTCGTGCCGATCCCGCCACGACTTCGTCTCCGATCACCACGATCGGCGTCGCCGACTGGTCGGAGAGCGCCTGCGTGACCCGCGCGTGGGGTCCCGGCAGCACCGCGACCCGCTCTGCCGAAAGCCCCTTGTGATCGAGCGCCCACCGCGCCTTCTCGTTGTAGTGCGAGAAGGCGAAGTGGATCAGCCGGATCGAAGGCTGCGTGCCCGCCGCGCTCACGGCGCCATCCGCGCCGCATCGAAGAGCAGCTCCATCGCGACGATCTCCTCTCCGCGGATCTCCAGCCGCTCCGCCATGGGAATCGGACCGCCTGCGAGCCCCAGGTCGAAATCGTACACGCTGATCACCTGCCCTTCTCCGGCCACCTGATGTCGCATCGCGAGACCCGCATGGCGGGACGCGAGCCCGGCGAGCATGGGTCGCAACGTGTCGGCCCCTTCGACCTCGCCGTTCGGTCCTCGGAAGCAGAGGTCTTCCGCGAACGGGACCTCGCTGAAGTCGCTTCGTTCGTCGAAGGCCCGATAGTAGATCGCCGCCGTCTCCAGATCCGTCATCTCAATCCTCCTGAGCCGCCAGGCCCGTTCCGCCGACCTCGCTGTCGGCTTCCGGAGGTCTACCCCGATCGAAATATGATGGCGAACATAAGTCACATCGACGACTCTGAAACGAGTCGAACCACCCCCCACCCGGAGGCCCCATGGGCTACTCGGCCGAACACACCGAACGCACGCGCCGACGGATCGTCGAAGCCGCCGGTCGTCTCTTCCGTCGCCACGGCTTCGCGGGCGCGAAGATCGACGAGATCATGGCCGAAGCGGAGCTGACTCGCGGCGGCTTCTATGCCCACTTCGATTCGAAGTCGGATCTCTTCGCAGCGGTCATGCAGGACGAGCTCGAGTTCACCCGCCAGCTCCGCCTCGCGGTCGAGCGCGATCCCGAAGGCGGCGCGGAAGAAGCGATCGCGTACTACCTCGATCCTGCGAATCGACGCAAGATCGCGCGCGGCTGCACCGTCGTCTCGAATGCCGCCGACCTCGCGCGGGCGAACGCGGCGACGCGCAAACGCTTCGCCCGCTCGTTCGACGACCTGGTCGTCGAGTTCGCAGCGATCGCTCGCGGGCAGTCCGAGGAGGAGCAACGGGCGCGCGGCCTCGCTGCGCTCTCCACCTGCGTGGGTGCCGTCGTGTTGGCCCGCGCGCTGCAGGGCGAAGACCGGATCGAGGAGCTGCTCGAGAGCGCACGAAGCGGCGCGCTCGCCGCCCTCGACGGGCGTGCCTTCGAGGTCGACTGAGCCCTCCCCCTCGACCGGGAGCTAGAGATCGAACGCCGGCCGCGTTCCGATGACCTGCTTCGCCTCGAGCTCCGCGAACTCCTCGTCGGAGATCCCCAGCTCTCCCTGGAGCACGTCCCGGTTGTGCTGACCCAGCGTGGGCGCGGCCCACGCGTAGACGCTCGCGGCCTCGTTCGAGAGCGTGAAGGGCAGACCGGCGTAGAGCATCTCGCCCTTGACCGCGTGGGTGAGCGGATGACGGAAGCCGCGGGCGTCGAGCTGCGGATTCGGCGAGATCATGTACCCGTTCACGAGGGTCGCCGCGGGCACCCCCGCCGCGACCAGCGCTTCGACCACCGCATCACAGTCCTGCTCGGCGAACCAGCCGGCCAGCGCGGACTCGATCGTGTCCTCCGCGGCACGACGCCCCACTTCGCTCGCATAACCCTCGTCCGTCGCCCAGTCCGGCCTGCCGAGTTTCTCGACCAGCGCTCGCCACTGGTCGTCGGTCTCGATCGCCAAGGCGACGTGCTTCTTCTCGAATCGCGTCTCCGTCTCCGACGGTCGCGTCTCGAAGACCGCCTGCGGCGACGCGACGGGACCGCGGTTCTCGCGCCGTTCGAGGAACTCGCCGTACGCCGTCCATTCGATGACCTGCTCGGCGGCCATGTTGAGCGCGGGCTCGACCAGCGGCACTTCGACCACCATCCCCTGCCCGGTCCGCTCGCGCTCCTCGAGACCCATCGCGAGGGCATAGACCGTGTGCATCCCGCCGACCGGGTCGCAGACGCCGCGCGGAATCAGGGGCATGTCTTCGTAGCCCGTGATCCAGGCGAGACCGCTCGCTTGCTCGACGTTCGGGGCGAAGCCGGTCCGGTCCTTCCAGGGCCCGTCGAGTCCCCACGCCGGCATCCGGACCGAGATCAGCCGCGGATTGATCTCGTGGAGCACCTCCCAGGTGAAGCCGAAGTTCTCCATCACCCGCGCCGAGAAGTTCTCGATCACGACGTCCGCATCTTCGAGGAGCCGGCGCAGGATCGCCTTGCCCTCCTCGGCGTCGAGGTTGAGCGTGATGCCCTTCTTGCTGAGATTCGCGCCCTGGAAGATCGGCGCCGTCTCCCAGAGCGCATCCGAGGGAACGGCACCGGCGAAGCGCATGCCGTCGGGGCGCTGGATCGACTCGATCTTGACCACGTCGGCACCGAGCGTCGACAGCAGGCACGTCGCGAAGGGGCCCGCCCAGAAGGCGGTCAGGTCGATCACCCGAAGCCCGTCGAAGGCCGGCTTGACCTTCGATTCGTCGATCGTCGCCTCGGACGTCGCAGGCTCGGGGAGCGCGGCCTCGATCTCGGCGCGATCCGCGCCGAGCGCAGGCGCTTTCCGGAACCCGGGTAGCGACAGACCATGGACCTGGTAGGGCGCGCGCGGCGCCTTGAACCCGTCGGGATGGTCGACGAAGACGCCTCGCTCCTGGAACTGGTCGAACTCGAGCACCGACTTCCCGTCGCCGATCGGCGCGACCGGGATCCGCATCAGCCCGGCGAGCTCGGTGACCTCCGCCATCGTCTGCGTCTTCGTCCAGCCGTGGATCACGTCGAGGATGAAGTCGAGGTGCTCCATCCGCGCCGACCCGTCGTAGAAGCGCTCGTCTTCGCCGACGTCCGGACGGCCCATCAGGGAGCAGAGATCCTTCCACTGCTGTCCGGTATAGGTGCAGAGGCCGATCCAGCCGTCCTTGCACGGCTCGATCGACGGCGTCTCGAGGGCGATCGGAATGGCGAAGCCGGGCACGAACTGCCCGAAGAGATCGTGGTAGGTCGTGAAGCAGAGACAAAGCGCCTCGAGCATCGACACGTCCGCGTGTACCCCGACCCCACTCACCCGCGCCGATCGCCAGGTCGCGAGCGCCGCCACCGCCACCGCCGCACCGGCGGAGTACTCCCCGAGTCGACCGGGCGCGTAGAGCGGACCGCGGTCGGGCAGACCGCGGTAGGCCGTCGACCCGACCTCGGCCTGGAGTGTGAAGTCCGTCGCCGGTCGCTCCGCCCACGGCCCGGTCCGTCCGTACGGCGAGACGGATACCAGGGAGAGCGCGGGATTCCGCGCGCGCAGCGCGGCGAAGTCGATCCCACGCGCCTCGAGCCAGCCGGCCCCACCGCTCTCAACGACGAGGTCCGCGGTCTGTGCGAGACGAAGAAAGGACGCCCGCCCGGTCTCCGTCTCGAGATCCCAATCGACGCTCCGCTTGCCGCCGTTCAGGAACTGGAAGAGCGCGCCGTCCCGGGTCGAGAGGTCCTGCCCGGAGCTGCTGAAGCGGCGCAGCGGGTCCCCCCCCGGTGCCTCGACCTTGATCACCTCGGCGCCGGCATCGACGAGCATCTTCGTCGCGTAGGGTCCAGCGATCTCCGTCGAGAGATCGAGGACGCGCAGGCCGGAAAGGGGATGGGCACTCGCTTCGGTCAAGGTCGACCCCTCCGCCGCAGGGGTGCGGCGAGGGATCGATCCTAACCGAGTGGAGGGGGCGCTCGCCCGTGAGCGAAGCGGCTCCGTGGGGCCGTCCCAGACTCCGGCCGGGCGTCGACTACGCGAAGACGATCAGGTCGACGAGCAGCGCCAGGAAGACCGCGAAGAGGAAGGCGAGCGACACGCGGAACACCCCCTGCGCCGCCTCGTCGGTCCTCTCCTGGAAGAGGCGCACGGACCGGTAGAGGAACCAGACCCCGCTCGCAGCGGCGACCCCGAAATAGATCGGGCCGGCGAGTCCGAGGAAATAGGGGGCAACGGTCACCGGCAGCAGGCCGGCGGTGTACCAGACGACTCGCTTGCGCGTCGCCTCGTCGCCGATCACCTCGGGCGGCATCGGGATCCCCGCGGCCTTGTAGTCGTCCTTCCGGTAGAGCGCGATCGCCCAGACATGGGGCGGCTGCCAGAAGAAGACGATCGCGAAGAGCGTCCAGCCGGCCGGGCCGATCGTCCCGTTGACGGCGGCGTCGGCGATCAGCGGCGCCGCTGCGCCGGCGGCTCCGCCGATCACGGCGTTCCAGATCGAGCGCGGCTTCAGCCAGACCGTGTACACGAAGACGTAGAAGAGGATCGAAGCGACCCCGACGAGCGCGGCGGGCATCCCGCTCACCGCATAGAGCAGAAGCGTCGAGAGCACGCCGAGCCCGAGACCGAAGACGAGCGCAGCGCGGGGGGCGATCAGGCCGGAGGGCAGCGGGCGGGACTTGGTCCGCTCCATCAGGGCGTCCTTGTCGCGCTCGATGTAGGCGTTCAGGGTGTTGGCCGACGCCGCGGCCAGCGCGATGCCCGTCATCACCAGGAACGTGAAGCCCAGGTTCGGCCAGCCACCCGCGGCCATCGGGAGCACGGGGAGCCCCGTGAAGAGCACCATCGGGAGAAGGCGCGGCTTCGTCAGGTCGAGATAGTTGCGGGCAATCGTGAGTGCGGAGTCGCTCATGGATTCCAAGGGTGCGCAGAATCGGGTCGGATCGGGGGGCCAGCGGGCACGAGGTGACATGACCCCGCGCGATCCGGACGGATTCACCCCCTCGGGACCTCGCCAGCGCAGGCCAACGGGTACCACAGGGACCTTCCCGACGCACCGCCACGAGACGCGGCGGCAGGGCGGAAGGTCGCCCGGTCGAGGGCCCGGCTCGCGGGGCTGGCCTAGCCTTCAGGCCCCATGAGCGAAGCGGCCCCGGCGACCGATTCCCGCCCCCCGAAGAGCGGCTCCGAGCAGCCGCCGGATGGGCTCCGCGCCCGCGGTCCCGTCGCGCGGATCGGGCTCTGGCTCTACGGCCTGGCGACGAGCGCACTCCTCCGCGTCCTGGGCGCGACCTGGCGGCTCGAGGTCCACGGCGACGACCCGCGCACGGCGAGCCCCTCGGATCCCCCGCGGCTCGCGGCCCTCTTCCACGAATCGATGCTTCCCTGCGCCTGGCTCTACCGGGACCGACGCTACAGCGTGGCGGTCTCGCGCAGCCGCGACGGCGACCTCATCCGAAGCACGCTCCTGGCCCTCGGCTACGCCGAGCCGGCCCGCGGCTCGAGCTCCCGGGGCGGCTCCGCCGCCCTGCGACAGATGGTGCGGCTGCTCGATGACGGCACGACCGCCGCCGTCCTGGTCGACGGTCCTCGCGGCCCCGCCCGCGTCGCCAAGACCGGCATCATCGCGATCGCGCGCCACGCCCGCGTGCCGATCCAACCCATCGCCTTCTCCGCCCGCCCGGCCCACCGCCTCGCGAGCTGGGACCGGAGCCTCCTCCCCTACCCCTTCGCCCGCGTCGTCGTCTACTACGGCGATCCGATCACGATTCCCGAAGACACGGCCGACGACCGCCACGAACAAGCCCTCGCCCGCCGCCTCGAACAGACCATGACCGACCTCCACCACGCCGCGGACGCGGTCCTGCTCGACCGGTCGCCACGGTGACGCTCGAGCACACCCGTCGTTCGCGGCGCGGTGACGGCCGCAGTGGATGGCTCGCCCCATAGACGAAGCGAAGTCGGATCCCGCGCAACGAGCTGACCATCCGACCCACTGGACACCGCGTCGGCTGGGCTGCGCTTGATTCCACTGCGGCCGCCCCCGAGCCACTCACTCGCGTCGAGGCAGGGCATCCGCCCAGCCCAACCGAGCACGCGCGTATCCCCTGCGAGCAAGCCCCTCCGAGGGAGCGAGGCGGGGTGTCTCGCGGCGAAATAAAGCGCAGGCCCGCACCCCATCCCCGCTAGCGAGCCGTACGACCAGCTCGCTTCACGAGATCGAAGAAGCTTCGGCTACGAAGGCCGAGCCATTCGCCGCGGGGCGCACCGTCTCGCGACCCTGACTGGGCAGTCAACGGCCAACGGATGCGCCCGTCGAAACACCCCAATTCGCCGCGGGGCGCACCGTCTCGCGACCGTGGCACGGCCTTCATCGGCCGACGGGACTACACGGGTGAGAGCGCCGCTTCGAGGAGCTGGTCCAGCCACTCGCCGATGTCCGGGTGCTGGGTCAGGCCGGCCGAGCGGAGTCGCGTCGCCGCGATCGCGTGGACCTCGGCGGCGGTCCTGGCGGCGAGTGCCGCGCGCGCGTCCTCTTCGACGTCGCTCGAGTCGAGGGCGCGGACGATCTCCTTCACGACGGGGATCGACGCCGGCGTCCCGGAGAGCTCGCCGATGCCGAGACCGACCAGGATCGGGACCGAGAGGGGGTTCGTCGCCATCTCGCCGCAGACCGAGACCGGGATGTTGGCGTCACGCCCCGCGCGGACCGACGACTCGATCAGGTGCAGGACCGCCGGGTGGAGCGAGTCGTAGAGATGGGCGACACGCTCGTTGCCGCGGTCGACGGCGAGCGTGTACTGGGTCAGATCGTTGGTCCCGATCGAGAAGAAGTCGCATTCCTCCGCGAGGGTCGCGGCGGTGATCGCCGCCGACGGGACCTCGATCATGATGCCGACCGGGAGATCCGGATCGAAGCGGCTGCCTTCGCGCTCGAGCTCGAGCCGGACTTCGTCGATGACCGCCTTCGCTTCGCGTAGCTCCGACAGGCTGCCGATCATGGGAAGCAGGAGCCGCACGTTGCCCAGGGTGCTGGCGCGCAGGATCGCCCGGAGCTGGGCGTGGAAGTGGTGGCGGTTCTCGAGGGTGAGCCGGATCGAGCGGCAGCCGAGCTGGGGGTTCTCCTCGTCATCGAGTCCGATGTTCGGAATCCCCTTGTCGCCGCCGAGGTCGAGAGTCCGGATCGTGACCGTGCGCGGCTCCATGTGCTCGACGACGCGATGGTAGA belongs to bacterium and includes:
- a CDS encoding glutathione S-transferase — translated: MSAAGTQPSIRLIHFAFSHYNEKARWALDHKGLSAERVAVLPGPHARVTQALSDQSATPIVVIGDEVVAGSARIVDRLDALRPERPLLPADAVEREECESWIRYFDDEVGSAVRLSLFHRLFEEPRYAAALFSTAQPGWKRVPYAWLFPRLIPMLRDRMSIDDETDRQALATIEMALDRTAKAVAADGYFVGGRFGAADLTAAALLMPLGRPPNLPFSFPARASPAHDAWVARWADHPAIAWMESMFERHRRSPLSLNSSSGVTAPVSPHVPTGSPGRTPRRRSERRVPRPISIGAPHAASPRRAPPGRRSRRRARSPGAMVSVAFA
- a CDS encoding nuclear transport factor 2 family protein, whose translation is MTDLETAAIYYRAFDERSDFSEVPFAEDLCFRGPNGEVEGADTLRPMLAGLASRHAGLAMRHQVAGEGQVISVYDFDLGLAGGPIPMAERLEIRGEEIVAMELLFDAARMAP
- a CDS encoding TetR/AcrR family transcriptional regulator, with translation MGYSAEHTERTRRRIVEAAGRLFRRHGFAGAKIDEIMAEAELTRGGFYAHFDSKSDLFAAVMQDELEFTRQLRLAVERDPEGGAEEAIAYYLDPANRRKIARGCTVVSNAADLARANAATRKRFARSFDDLVVEFAAIARGQSEEEQRARGLAALSTCVGAVVLARALQGEDRIEELLESARSGALAALDGRAFEVD
- a CDS encoding CoA transferase is translated as MTEASAHPLSGLRVLDLSTEIAGPYATKMLVDAGAEVIKVEAPGGDPLRRFSSSGQDLSTRDGALFQFLNGGKRSVDWDLETETGRASFLRLAQTADLVVESGGAGWLEARGIDFAALRARNPALSLVSVSPYGRTGPWAERPATDFTLQAEVGSTAYRGLPDRGPLYAPGRLGEYSAGAAVAVAALATWRSARVSGVGVHADVSMLEALCLCFTTYHDLFGQFVPGFAIPIALETPSIEPCKDGWIGLCTYTGQQWKDLCSLMGRPDVGEDERFYDGSARMEHLDFILDVIHGWTKTQTMAEVTELAGLMRIPVAPIGDGKSVLEFDQFQERGVFVDHPDGFKAPRAPYQVHGLSLPGFRKAPALGADRAEIEAALPEPATSEATIDESKVKPAFDGLRVIDLTAFWAGPFATCLLSTLGADVVKIESIQRPDGMRFAGAVPSDALWETAPIFQGANLSKKGITLNLDAEEGKAILRRLLEDADVVIENFSARVMENFGFTWEVLHEINPRLISVRMPAWGLDGPWKDRTGFAPNVEQASGLAWITGYEDMPLIPRGVCDPVGGMHTVYALAMGLEERERTGQGMVVEVPLVEPALNMAAEQVIEWTAYGEFLERRENRGPVASPQAVFETRPSETETRFEKKHVALAIETDDQWRALVEKLGRPDWATDEGYASEVGRRAAEDTIESALAGWFAEQDCDAVVEALVAAGVPAATLVNGYMISPNPQLDARGFRHPLTHAVKGEMLYAGLPFTLSNEAASVYAWAAPTLGQHNRDVLQGELGISDEEFAELEAKQVIGTRPAFDL
- a CDS encoding heme o synthase; protein product: MSDSALTIARNYLDLTKPRLLPMVLFTGLPVLPMAAGGWPNLGFTFLVMTGIALAAASANTLNAYIERDKDALMERTKSRPLPSGLIAPRAALVFGLGLGVLSTLLLYAVSGMPAALVGVASILFYVFVYTVWLKPRSIWNAVIGGAAGAAAPLIADAAVNGTIGPAGWTLFAIVFFWQPPHVWAIALYRKDDYKAAGIPMPPEVIGDEATRKRVVWYTAGLLPVTVAPYFLGLAGPIYFGVAAASGVWFLYRSVRLFQERTDEAAQGVFRVSLAFLFAVFLALLVDLIVFA